The DNA window ACATGATCCTTTTCATCAGAGAGCAGGTGAACCAGTGGCCTGACAGCCCGTGGATCTCCGATCAATCCCAGTGCCTCAACTGCCCTGTACCGGATCACCCAGTGATGGTCGGAGAGAAGGTCCAGCAACGGATCGACCGCCGGGGTACCGAGGTTTACAAGCGCCTGCATGGCCAGGTTCCGAACCCCCTTCTCGGGATCGTGCAGGGCTTGAAGCAGGTTCGGCAACGCCCGCTCTTCCCCAGTTCCTCCGAGCAGGTGGGCTGCGTACTGCCGGATATGAGGGTCAGGGCTGTTCTCCAGGGACCCGGCCAATCCAAGATAACCATCCTGTATCAGTTTCTCTTCATCAATGTTTCTCTTCTGCGGGTCGGTCATTGTCGACTCCCCCTGGTGGTGGGAGAGTTCCATCTGACGTGTACATGCATACTACAGATCTGGAGGTGAGCAGGAAAAAGGGATCTGTTCAACGAATTCGTTCAACTAATGTTGACATTCAATCTCTTTGAGCGTCCTATCTGCCAGTTCCTTCATGCGTGCGGAGATCCTGCCTGATGCGGAGAACTCAACGAACTTCATCGCATTGGCCAGTTCGGAGCCGAGGACAAAAATAGCATATTTGTGTTCCAGTTTACTCCTCTGCACATGTTTCGGTGTTATTTTCAGGGCATAATACTGGGTGAACATCAGTTCAGGGCTATTCTCTTCAAAATAGTTCTTGATCTCAGTGAGCATTTGATGGAGCATGATTAGTTCGTCCTTGTGAATAGTCCCACCTCTTCAGAACAAAATAGTAAGTTTTATTATATATACCTGTTCCGCCTGCTCACTGGGCGATTTTCATCAGTCGAATCGAGAGCGGACGTTTGATAATTCCATTAAAATCGCGTGCAGCAACGAATTCAACCCCTTTTCCCACCAGGCGGTCGAGCAGTTTCTGATCCACTACCCGATCGATTACCAGGCCGGACACCTCGGTGGTCATCTGATCGATAGCCATTTCGACATCG is part of the Methanosphaerula palustris E1-9c genome and encodes:
- a CDS encoding HEAT repeat domain-containing protein — translated: MELSHHQGESTMTDPQKRNIDEEKLIQDGYLGLAGSLENSPDPHIRQYAAHLLGGTGEERALPNLLQALHDPEKGVRNLAMQALVNLGTPAVDPLLDLLSDHHWVIRYRAVEALGLIGDPRAVRPLVHLLSDEKDHVRYMAAKGLGRIGGPEEISSLIHALSDNNEFVRRSAATALGAVGRGDEQARTALHRAAERETDPAVKTAIAGAIRTVGDGQGQ
- a CDS encoding UPF0058 family protein; protein product: MHKDELIMLHQMLTEIKNYFEENSPELMFTQYYALKITPKHVQRSKLEHKYAIFVLGSELANAMKFVEFSASGRISARMKELADRTLKEIECQH